A genome region from Erigeron canadensis isolate Cc75 chromosome 3, C_canadensis_v1, whole genome shotgun sequence includes the following:
- the LOC122591433 gene encoding uncharacterized protein LOC122591433, translating into MTGCGSGVAAGILKGERERVFLFVRCHKHKLSSSTFKPTTPSPIQTHRNVATGYAIALMDVTLCSKTLHVIHKDVKRLLKWLQVNEMLKGVMNDANLDEGVKGRVIMEVIEKAKLRKQVVAMVKMLVNKNKSRLVQQVMVAFQRIHFELNTSSNSRMMAV; encoded by the exons ATGACCGGCTGCGGCAGTGGAGTGGCCGCCGGAATTCTAAAGGGTGAAAGAGAAAGAgtgtttttgtttgtta GATGTCACAAACATAAACTTTCATCTAGTACTTTTAAACCAACAACCCCATCTCCCATCCAAACTCACCGTAATGTAGCCACTGGCTACGCGATTGCACTAATGGACGTGACATTATGTAGTAAGACGTTACATGTTATTCATAAAGATGTGAAAAGATTGTTGAAGTGGTTGCAAGTTAATGAGATGTTGAAAGGTGTGATGAATGATGCTAATTTGGATGAGGGTGTGAAAGGTAGAGTGATTATGGAGGTGATCGAGAAGGCGAAATTACGGAAGCAAGTTGTGGCAATGGTTAAGATGTTGGTTAATAAGAATAAGTCTAGATTGGTTCAGCAAGTGATGGTTGCGTTTCAAAGAATTCATTTTGAGCTCAATACCAGTAGCAATTCAAGGATGATGGCTGTTTAA